The following coding sequences are from one Abditibacteriaceae bacterium window:
- a CDS encoding redoxin domain-containing protein, which yields MLQTLTRTNKRVLLGLLAVAGAGVAGVGALNIAPQAAHAAPAGAKAPAFTLKDTAGRTRSLSQFRGRYVVLEWLNHDCPFVKAQYESGNMQKAQRAARAQGAVWLSINSSAAGKQGHYGGAQSNTLTRNKKAAPSIVLLDASGKVGRAYKAKTTPHMFVINPQGKVIYNGAIDNRPTTDKSAVSGSTNYVLAALKQAKSGQKVRIASTQPYGCSVKY from the coding sequence ATGCTGCAAACCTTAACCCGAACCAACAAACGAGTTCTGCTTGGACTGTTAGCCGTCGCAGGTGCCGGAGTCGCCGGTGTTGGCGCTCTGAATATCGCGCCACAGGCCGCACACGCTGCTCCCGCCGGCGCCAAAGCTCCGGCGTTTACTCTCAAAGACACGGCAGGCCGTACGCGTTCCTTGTCACAGTTTCGGGGGCGCTATGTGGTTTTGGAATGGCTTAACCACGATTGTCCTTTTGTTAAGGCTCAATACGAGAGCGGGAATATGCAGAAAGCCCAGCGTGCCGCGCGCGCTCAAGGCGCCGTCTGGCTTTCCATTAATTCATCGGCTGCTGGCAAACAGGGACATTACGGCGGAGCACAGTCGAACACGCTGACACGCAATAAAAAGGCAGCGCCTTCAATCGTATTGCTCGATGCCTCTGGCAAAGTTGGTCGTGCTTACAAAGCCAAAACGACACCGCATATGTTCGTTATCAACCCTCAGGGTAAAGTGATTTATAACGGTGCTATCGATAACCGCCCCACGACTGATAAAAGTGCGGTATCCGGTTCGACCAATTATGTATTGGCAGCGTTGAAGCAGGCCAAGAGTGGCCAGAAAGTTCGGATTGCCTCTACTCAACCTTACGGCTGCTCCGTAAAATACTAA
- a CDS encoding sugar phosphate isomerase/epimerase family protein: MGNYENHQDIRLGTLAPMSKGASYLKQILPHGFESFQLTCWQYIGDVDVEQTAKEVLDCIAGKATISAVGVFGNPLQDEQTRKDWEILIDKAHLFGCDIVAGFAGALEDRPIDESMPRYKEVWSELAKRAEDKGIRIAWENCEMGGNWGRPQYNMAHSPRAWEMMFDAVPSPALGLEWEPCHQMYSLIDPLPQLRQWLPKIFHLHGKDATIAWDVLRSKGLRGGESYVWHRTPGFGDTDWKDVISILRQANWQGAIDIEGWHDPVYKGELEMTGQVFGLNYLKQCRGGTFIPNPV; the protein is encoded by the coding sequence ATGGGGAATTACGAGAATCATCAGGACATTCGGTTGGGCACGTTGGCGCCTATGAGTAAAGGCGCGTCTTACCTCAAGCAAATTCTGCCGCACGGGTTTGAAAGTTTTCAGCTCACCTGCTGGCAATACATCGGTGATGTCGATGTGGAACAAACGGCCAAGGAAGTCCTCGACTGCATCGCGGGCAAAGCGACGATTTCTGCGGTCGGCGTTTTTGGCAACCCGCTGCAAGACGAGCAAACGCGCAAAGACTGGGAAATTCTCATCGATAAAGCGCACCTCTTCGGCTGCGACATCGTCGCGGGCTTTGCGGGCGCGCTCGAAGATCGGCCCATTGATGAATCGATGCCGCGCTACAAAGAAGTGTGGAGCGAACTCGCCAAGCGCGCCGAAGACAAGGGTATTCGTATCGCGTGGGAAAACTGCGAGATGGGCGGCAATTGGGGTCGTCCGCAATACAACATGGCTCATTCGCCGCGTGCGTGGGAAATGATGTTCGATGCGGTTCCGTCACCGGCTCTTGGTCTCGAATGGGAGCCGTGTCACCAGATGTACTCGCTCATCGACCCGCTGCCGCAGCTGCGTCAGTGGTTGCCGAAGATTTTCCATCTTCACGGCAAAGATGCGACAATCGCGTGGGACGTGCTGCGCTCCAAAGGCTTGCGCGGCGGCGAAAGCTACGTGTGGCATCGCACGCCCGGCTTTGGCGACACCGATTGGAAAGACGTCATTTCCATCCTGCGTCAGGCAAACTGGCAAGGCGCTATCGACATCGAAGGCTGGCACGATCCGGTCTACAAAGGCGAA